A portion of the Micromonospora vinacea genome contains these proteins:
- a CDS encoding fumarate hydratase: protein MSSAAAFSYAPLLPTGPDQTDYRLVTDEGVDVVHGPGGRRFLTVEPSALTALTAEAMHDIAHFLRPAHLAQLRAIIDDPAASPNDRFVALDLLRNANIAAGGVLPMCQDTGTAIVMGKRGRHVLTDGADAEAISRGVYQAYTRLNLRYSQLAPLTMWDERNTGSNLPAQVDLYAEDPDGHPDAYKFLFMAKGGGSANKSYLYQETKALLNPTRMMQFLEEKLRLIGTAACPPYHLAIVIGGTSAEYALKTAKYASAKYLDALPTAGSMSAHGFRDLELEAEVLELTRNFGIGAQFGGRYFCHDVRVVRLPRHGASCPVAIAVSCSADRQAVAKITPSGVWLERLETDPARFLPDVTDESLDAELVVRVDLNRPMDEIRAELSKYPVKTRLSLSGPLVVARDIAHAKIAERLDAGEPMPQYLRDHAVYYAGPAKTPEGYASGSFGPTTAGRMDAYVEKFQAAGGSQVMLAKGNRSGQVTRSCQQHGGFYLGSIGGPAARLAQDCIKHVEVLEYAELGMEAVWKIEVEDFPAFIVVDDKGNDFFAEVTKPVLTVGRR, encoded by the coding sequence ATGAGCAGTGCCGCCGCATTCTCGTACGCCCCTCTGCTGCCGACCGGCCCGGACCAGACGGACTACCGCCTGGTCACCGACGAGGGCGTGGACGTCGTACACGGCCCGGGAGGCCGTCGGTTCCTCACCGTGGAGCCGTCCGCGCTCACCGCGCTGACCGCCGAGGCGATGCACGACATCGCGCACTTCCTGCGCCCCGCGCACCTGGCGCAGCTGCGGGCGATCATCGACGACCCGGCGGCCTCGCCGAACGACCGGTTCGTCGCGCTGGATCTGCTGCGCAACGCCAACATCGCCGCCGGCGGTGTCCTGCCCATGTGCCAGGACACCGGCACCGCCATCGTGATGGGCAAACGCGGTCGGCACGTGCTGACCGACGGTGCCGACGCGGAGGCCATCTCCCGGGGCGTCTACCAGGCGTACACCAGGCTCAACCTGCGCTACTCCCAGCTCGCCCCACTGACCATGTGGGACGAGCGGAACACCGGCAGCAACCTGCCCGCCCAGGTGGACCTGTACGCCGAGGACCCGGACGGGCACCCCGACGCGTACAAGTTCCTGTTCATGGCCAAGGGCGGTGGCTCGGCCAACAAGTCGTACCTCTACCAGGAGACGAAGGCGCTGCTCAATCCCACGCGGATGATGCAGTTCCTGGAGGAGAAGCTGCGGCTGATCGGCACCGCCGCCTGCCCGCCGTACCACCTGGCCATCGTCATCGGCGGCACCTCCGCCGAGTACGCGCTGAAGACCGCGAAGTACGCCAGCGCCAAGTACCTCGACGCGCTGCCGACCGCGGGTTCGATGAGCGCCCACGGCTTCCGCGACCTGGAGCTGGAGGCGGAGGTGCTGGAGCTGACCCGCAACTTCGGCATCGGCGCGCAGTTCGGTGGGCGGTACTTCTGCCACGACGTACGGGTGGTCCGGTTGCCCCGGCACGGCGCGTCCTGCCCGGTGGCGATCGCCGTCTCCTGCTCGGCGGACCGCCAGGCCGTCGCCAAGATCACCCCGTCGGGCGTGTGGCTGGAGCGGCTCGAAACCGACCCGGCGCGGTTCCTGCCCGACGTCACCGACGAATCGCTCGACGCCGAGCTGGTCGTCCGGGTCGACCTGAACCGGCCGATGGACGAGATCCGCGCCGAGCTGTCGAAGTACCCGGTGAAGACGCGCCTCTCGCTCTCCGGGCCGCTCGTGGTCGCCCGGGACATCGCGCACGCCAAGATCGCCGAGCGGTTGGACGCCGGTGAGCCGATGCCGCAGTACCTGCGTGACCACGCGGTCTACTACGCCGGCCCGGCGAAGACCCCCGAGGGGTACGCGTCCGGCTCGTTCGGCCCGACCACCGCCGGCCGGATGGACGCCTACGTGGAGAAGTTCCAGGCCGCCGGCGGCTCGCAGGTGATGCTGGCCAAGGGCAACCGTTCCGGTCAGGTGACCCGCTCCTGCCAGCAGCACGGCGGCTTCTACCTCGGCTCCATCGGTGGCCCCGCAGCCCGCCTCGCCCAGGACTGCATCAAGCACGTCGAGGTGCTCGAATACGCCGAGCTGGGCATGGAGGCGGTCTGGAAGATCGAGGTGGAGGACTTCCCCGCCTTCATCGTGGTCGACGACAAGGGAAACGACTTCTTCGCCGAGGTCACCAAGCCGGTGCTCACCGTCGGCCGCCGCTGA
- a CDS encoding outer membrane protein assembly factor BamB family protein, with the protein MRVAKGSVRGGLLLGLAVVVALAATGVWNPFPGLWDWVDRSEPISEPDVVWQQRVGGTPRSVTIAGDAVVVEQRTRVEARSLATGAQLWERKADWAAVAGGDRDPVVAVGKLLVKGYELLDPTTGVTRRRDDDAVAVWTYRNLLLDARCTEATDCTLSAWDPRGTAPLWTAFLPGVHSGLLADNPGLRGTRRLTATRIDDGVAGAEAAPPLLGFPVDGRVHVVDTATGRVLQNVEPARDERLSVVGGRLLRIAARSQDGTCYFAISARDSATGQEAWQRAGVNLRTADSAGCVQREDPQGARNVLIGVAPDGREAVIDGYDGRLLWVGERGTKLIAVDDRSAVFRAADKRSVIARELGTDKVLWTRQASGKAGAALTPYAVVVADEKPSRLAALDPRTGRELAALRTSANALAVGSQGMIIGEGREIGYVRFGASGNSPARPPGDGGNPGPGSTGPGGSNNGDCGPKGELCPDPGGGKDG; encoded by the coding sequence GTGCGGGTGGCGAAGGGGAGCGTGCGCGGCGGGCTGCTGCTCGGCCTCGCCGTGGTCGTCGCGCTCGCCGCGACCGGCGTGTGGAACCCGTTCCCCGGCCTCTGGGACTGGGTGGACCGCAGTGAACCCATCTCCGAGCCGGACGTGGTCTGGCAGCAACGGGTCGGCGGCACTCCGCGCAGCGTGACCATCGCCGGTGACGCCGTGGTGGTCGAGCAGCGCACCCGTGTCGAGGCCCGCAGCCTGGCCACCGGCGCCCAGCTCTGGGAGCGCAAGGCGGACTGGGCGGCGGTCGCCGGCGGAGACCGCGACCCGGTCGTGGCAGTGGGCAAGCTCCTGGTCAAGGGGTACGAACTGCTCGACCCGACGACCGGGGTGACCCGGCGACGTGACGATGACGCGGTGGCCGTCTGGACGTACCGCAACCTGCTCCTCGACGCCCGGTGCACGGAGGCCACCGACTGCACCCTGAGCGCCTGGGACCCGCGTGGCACCGCGCCGCTCTGGACGGCCTTCCTGCCCGGGGTGCACAGCGGCCTGCTCGCCGACAACCCCGGTCTGCGCGGCACCCGCCGGCTCACCGCCACCCGGATCGACGACGGCGTGGCCGGGGCGGAGGCCGCGCCACCGCTGCTCGGCTTCCCCGTCGACGGTCGGGTTCACGTGGTCGACACCGCCACCGGCCGGGTGTTGCAGAACGTCGAGCCCGCCCGGGACGAGCGGCTCTCAGTGGTGGGCGGCCGGCTGCTGCGGATCGCCGCCCGCTCCCAGGACGGCACCTGTTACTTCGCCATCTCCGCGCGGGACTCGGCGACCGGGCAGGAGGCGTGGCAGCGGGCCGGCGTCAACCTGCGCACCGCCGACTCCGCTGGCTGCGTGCAACGCGAGGACCCGCAGGGTGCGCGGAACGTGCTGATCGGCGTCGCTCCGGACGGCCGTGAGGCGGTCATCGACGGGTACGACGGCCGGCTGCTCTGGGTCGGTGAGCGGGGCACCAAGTTGATCGCGGTGGACGATCGTTCGGCGGTGTTCCGGGCCGCCGACAAGCGTTCGGTCATCGCACGTGAGCTGGGCACCGACAAGGTGCTCTGGACTCGACAGGCCAGCGGCAAGGCCGGGGCGGCGCTCACCCCGTACGCGGTGGTGGTGGCCGACGAGAAGCCGTCCCGGCTGGCGGCACTGGACCCGCGTACCGGCCGGGAGTTGGCCGCCCTGCGCACCTCGGCGAACGCCCTCGCTGTCGGATCGCAAGGCATGATCATTGGCGAGGGGCGGGAGATCGGGTACGTCCGCTTCGGCGCGTCCGGAAACTCGCCCGCCCGACCGCCCGGCGACGGCGGGAATCCCGGGCCGGGCAGTACGGGCCCCGGCGGGTCGAACAACGGCGACTGCGGGCCGAAGGGGGAACTCTGCCCCGACCCGGGCGGCGGCAAGGACGGCTGA
- a CDS encoding Lrp/AsnC family transcriptional regulator — translation MNGEQNVQLDALDVRLIELLAEEPRIGVLECSRRLGVARGTVQARLDKLIERGVIKGFGPEIAPAAIGFGVTSFVTLEISQRHGHDPVTAHLAAIPEVLEAHTITGSSDLLCRIVARSNTDLQRVIDQIVSSAGITRASTIIALAEQIPYRTLPLVRSAVRAEGRVL, via the coding sequence ATGAATGGTGAGCAGAATGTACAGCTCGACGCGCTCGATGTGCGCTTGATCGAACTGCTCGCCGAGGAGCCGCGGATCGGGGTGCTGGAGTGCTCCCGGCGGCTCGGGGTGGCCCGGGGCACCGTGCAGGCCAGGCTGGACAAGCTCATCGAGCGGGGGGTCATCAAGGGCTTCGGCCCCGAGATCGCACCGGCCGCGATCGGGTTCGGGGTGACCAGCTTCGTCACCCTGGAGATCAGTCAGCGGCACGGCCACGACCCGGTCACCGCCCACCTCGCGGCCATCCCCGAGGTGCTGGAGGCGCACACCATCACCGGCTCCAGCGACCTGCTCTGCCGGATCGTGGCCCGCTCCAACACCGACCTGCAACGGGTCATCGACCAGATCGTCTCGTCCGCCGGCATCACCCGCGCTTCGACGATCATCGCGCTGGCCGAGCAGATCCCCTACCGCACGCTGCCGTTGGTGCGCAGCGCTGTTCGGGCCGAGGGAAGGGTGCTGTAA
- the hppD gene encoding 4-hydroxyphenylpyruvate dioxygenase gives MTQAIDRPQSTEDVDVDRLVGAVDHDISHDPFPVRGLDHVHFLVGNAKQAAHYYSTAFGMTCVAYRGPEQGYRDHAQYVLTSGSARFVLTGAVRPDADGAEHVARHSDGISDIALEVPDVDAAYAHAIAQGAASVVEPHEVTDEHGTVRMAAIAAYGDTRHTLVDRSRYTGPFLPGFVARGPIVDRQPMIDAGIQPKRFFQAVDHVVGNVELGRMDEWVEFYKRVMGFSNMAEFVGDDIATDYSALMSKVVANGTRKVKFPLNEPAIARKKSQIDEYLEFYQGPGAQHIAVATNDILASVDAMRAAGLEFLDTPDSYYDDPELRERIGKVRVPIEELKARKILVDRDEDGYLLQIFTKPVQDRPTVFFELIERHGSLGFGKGNFKALFQAIEREQEARGNL, from the coding sequence ATGACCCAGGCGATCGACCGACCCCAGTCGACCGAGGACGTCGACGTCGACCGGCTCGTCGGCGCTGTCGACCACGACATCAGCCACGACCCGTTCCCGGTCCGGGGCCTCGACCACGTGCACTTCCTGGTCGGCAACGCCAAGCAGGCCGCCCACTACTACTCCACCGCCTTCGGCATGACCTGCGTGGCGTACCGCGGCCCCGAGCAGGGCTACCGGGACCACGCCCAGTACGTGCTGACCAGTGGCTCCGCCCGGTTCGTGCTGACCGGCGCGGTGCGCCCGGACGCCGACGGCGCCGAGCACGTGGCCCGGCACAGCGACGGGATCAGCGACATCGCGCTGGAGGTCCCGGACGTGGACGCCGCGTACGCGCACGCCATCGCGCAGGGCGCCGCCAGCGTCGTCGAGCCGCACGAGGTGACCGACGAGCACGGCACCGTCCGGATGGCCGCCATCGCCGCGTACGGCGACACCCGGCACACGCTTGTCGACCGGTCCCGCTACACCGGCCCGTTCCTGCCCGGTTTCGTGGCCCGGGGCCCGATCGTGGACCGGCAGCCGATGATCGACGCCGGCATCCAGCCGAAGCGCTTCTTCCAGGCCGTCGACCACGTGGTCGGCAACGTGGAGCTGGGCCGGATGGACGAGTGGGTCGAGTTCTACAAGCGGGTGATGGGCTTCTCCAACATGGCGGAGTTCGTCGGCGACGACATCGCCACCGACTACTCGGCGCTGATGAGCAAGGTCGTGGCGAACGGCACCCGCAAGGTGAAGTTCCCGCTCAACGAGCCGGCGATCGCCCGCAAGAAGTCGCAGATCGACGAGTACCTGGAGTTCTACCAGGGCCCCGGCGCGCAGCACATCGCCGTCGCCACCAACGACATCCTGGCCAGCGTCGACGCGATGCGCGCGGCCGGTCTGGAGTTCCTGGACACCCCGGACTCGTACTACGACGACCCGGAGCTGCGCGAGCGGATCGGCAAGGTGCGGGTGCCGATCGAGGAGCTGAAGGCCCGCAAGATCCTTGTCGACCGGGACGAGGACGGCTACCTGCTCCAGATCTTCACCAAGCCGGTCCAGGACCGCCCCACTGTCTTCTTCGAGCTGATCGAGCGGCACGGCTCGCTGGGCTTCGGCAAGGGCAACTTCAAGGCGCTCTTCCAGGCCATCGAGCGGGAGCAGGAAGCCCGCGGCAACCTGTAA
- a CDS encoding RDD family protein → MTQPPSYPTPPAGGPRPTAGGFAPQPGPHPHGYAAPPQYAPPGYAPPQFYGGPPRPAAPPPTLTPGGQPLASFSDRLLAMLLDSAVFMVVGLVLAVPAAIIFLVVVAPDITVLASDGSVDEVDFVRDLLLPLIWLDLGIIAISLVLAYIYYVEMMFKTGQTFGKKMMNLRIVPLDPTRSLDRRAAAKRFLVQQLSGFLPGLSYLDGFWQLWDKPWQQCLHDKFAGTVVVKVSQ, encoded by the coding sequence GTGACGCAACCTCCGTCGTACCCGACGCCGCCGGCCGGTGGGCCCCGACCCACCGCCGGCGGCTTCGCGCCGCAACCCGGCCCACACCCCCACGGGTACGCCGCGCCGCCGCAGTACGCCCCACCCGGGTACGCCCCGCCGCAGTTCTATGGCGGACCACCGCGACCGGCGGCCCCGCCCCCGACGCTGACCCCGGGCGGACAGCCGCTGGCCAGCTTCAGCGATCGACTACTGGCCATGTTGCTCGACTCCGCGGTCTTCATGGTGGTCGGCCTGGTGCTCGCGGTGCCCGCGGCGATCATCTTCCTCGTTGTCGTTGCGCCCGACATCACAGTGCTCGCGTCGGACGGCTCGGTTGACGAGGTCGACTTCGTTCGCGACCTCCTGCTGCCCCTGATCTGGCTCGACCTGGGGATCATCGCGATCTCGCTCGTGCTCGCGTACATCTATTACGTCGAGATGATGTTCAAGACCGGCCAGACCTTCGGCAAGAAGATGATGAACCTGCGGATCGTGCCGCTGGACCCGACGCGCTCCCTCGACCGCCGGGCCGCCGCGAAGCGGTTCCTGGTGCAGCAACTCTCTGGCTTCCTGCCGGGGCTGAGCTACCTCGACGGGTTCTGGCAGCTCTGGGACAAGCCGTGGCAGCAGTGCCTCCATGACAAGTTCGCCGGGACGGTCGTCGTTAAGGTGTCCCAGTGA
- a CDS encoding RDD family protein codes for MSVQPGWYVDPADTETRRYWDGEGWLGAPIPVDATPPDGPPPPEPPPAPVTPAAPAASTTPDSATGAPAWSPQQGPPPGYGPQPGHGPGWGPQAGPPGWGPQGSPPGWAPPAGHPGWPGRPPEPRPHGLRLAGYGRRFVARLIDFGLVFALNVVVNGWFVWRWVQEWAPYWQEVFRRAARGDTSADGLPMPGEQAGSLLVAILLIATALWLAYEVPTMASGGQTIGKRVMRIRAVPMAADQPLGVRRALSRWSTLGLPTLLWYCAGLGLVLQLVDALSPLFDHPLRQALHDRRAQTVVVEVPYRTDSAPSNDSNQPPGDTP; via the coding sequence GTGAGCGTTCAACCCGGCTGGTATGTCGACCCCGCCGACACCGAGACCCGGCGTTACTGGGACGGCGAGGGCTGGCTCGGTGCGCCCATTCCCGTCGACGCCACCCCGCCGGACGGCCCGCCGCCGCCCGAGCCGCCGCCCGCGCCGGTCACCCCGGCCGCGCCCGCGGCGTCGACGACCCCCGACTCGGCGACCGGCGCGCCGGCCTGGTCGCCGCAGCAGGGCCCACCCCCGGGGTACGGCCCGCAACCGGGCCACGGCCCGGGCTGGGGACCGCAGGCCGGCCCGCCCGGGTGGGGCCCGCAGGGCAGCCCTCCCGGCTGGGCGCCTCCGGCCGGTCATCCCGGCTGGCCCGGACGACCGCCCGAGCCGCGACCGCACGGCCTCAGACTGGCCGGCTACGGCCGGAGGTTCGTCGCCCGGCTGATCGACTTCGGCCTCGTCTTCGCACTGAACGTGGTCGTCAACGGCTGGTTCGTCTGGCGCTGGGTGCAGGAGTGGGCGCCGTACTGGCAGGAGGTCTTCCGGCGCGCGGCGCGCGGCGACACCTCCGCCGACGGCCTGCCCATGCCCGGTGAGCAGGCCGGGTCCCTGCTGGTGGCGATCCTGCTGATCGCCACCGCGCTCTGGCTGGCGTACGAGGTGCCGACAATGGCCTCCGGCGGGCAGACCATCGGCAAGCGGGTGATGCGGATCCGGGCGGTGCCGATGGCCGCCGACCAGCCGCTGGGCGTCCGCAGGGCGCTGAGCCGGTGGAGCACGCTGGGCCTGCCAACTCTGCTCTGGTACTGCGCCGGGCTCGGCCTGGTGCTGCAACTGGTCGATGCTCTCTCCCCCCTCTTCGACCACCCCCTGCGTCAGGCGCTGCACGACAGGCGCGCGCAGACGGTGGTCGTCGAGGTCCCCTACCGCACCGATTCCGCCCCCTCGAACGACAGCAACCAGCCCCCGGGAGACACCCCATGA
- the hisC gene encoding histidinol-phosphate transaminase: MTDSGRHQPALRLTRVDLDALPSYVPGRSPADLARELGLPEAIKLASNEVPYGPLPGVVEAVTEAITTSHRYPDMGVVALRDALAQRYGVDADRIATGCGSVALAEHLVRATCLPGDEVLYSWRSFEAYPIIVATSGATSVRVPNDAGYGHDLAAMAAAVTDRTRVIFVCNPNNPTGTAVRRAELDRFLDAVPDDVLVVIDEAYREFVTDPEVPDGLDYLDRPNVAVLRTLSKAWGLAGLRMGWLVAQPVVAAAIRKVATPFSSSTAAQAGALAALTQVAEMERRCALVVAERDRVTEALRKFVPEVPTSQANFVWLPLGERAVAFGKACEARGVIVRPFAGDGVRVTIGTPAENDAFLAAAEAALA; encoded by the coding sequence ATGACCGACTCCGGACGTCACCAGCCGGCGCTGCGGCTGACCCGCGTCGACCTGGACGCCCTGCCCAGCTACGTGCCGGGGCGCAGCCCCGCCGACCTGGCCCGCGAGTTGGGGCTGCCGGAGGCCATCAAGCTGGCCAGCAACGAGGTGCCGTACGGGCCGCTGCCCGGGGTGGTGGAGGCGGTCACCGAGGCGATCACCACCTCGCACCGCTACCCGGACATGGGCGTGGTCGCGCTGCGCGACGCGCTGGCCCAGCGGTACGGGGTGGACGCCGACCGGATCGCCACCGGCTGCGGTTCGGTGGCGCTCGCCGAACACCTGGTGCGGGCGACCTGCCTGCCCGGCGACGAGGTGCTCTACTCGTGGCGGTCGTTCGAGGCGTACCCGATCATCGTGGCGACCAGCGGCGCGACCAGCGTGCGGGTGCCCAACGACGCCGGGTACGGGCACGACCTTGCGGCGATGGCCGCGGCGGTGACCGACCGGACCCGGGTGATCTTCGTCTGCAACCCGAACAACCCCACCGGTACGGCCGTGCGCCGGGCCGAGCTGGACCGGTTCCTCGACGCGGTGCCGGACGACGTGCTGGTGGTGATCGACGAGGCGTACCGGGAGTTCGTCACCGACCCGGAGGTGCCGGACGGGCTCGACTACCTGGACCGGCCCAACGTGGCGGTGCTGCGCACGCTGTCGAAGGCGTGGGGCCTCGCCGGGCTGCGAATGGGCTGGCTGGTTGCCCAGCCGGTGGTGGCCGCCGCCATCCGTAAGGTGGCGACCCCGTTCTCCAGCAGCACGGCAGCCCAGGCCGGTGCGCTCGCCGCGCTGACCCAGGTAGCGGAGATGGAGCGCCGCTGTGCCCTGGTCGTCGCCGAGCGGGACCGGGTCACCGAGGCGCTGCGCAAGTTCGTGCCCGAGGTGCCGACGAGCCAGGCCAACTTCGTCTGGCTGCCGCTGGGCGAGCGGGCGGTGGCGTTCGGCAAGGCGTGCGAGGCGCGCGGTGTGATCGTCCGGCCGTTCGCCGGGGACGGGGTCCGGGTCACCATCGGCACCCCGGCCGAGAACGACGCGTTCCTGGCAGCGGCCGAGGCCGCCCTGGCCTGA
- a CDS encoding LPXTG cell wall anchor domain-containing protein, with the protein MARTAANYLVGGALAATASLALAVSPMLAAADPASARGFSAAQPEPSAGGGVTFEILPASPTPPPTQPPPTSTPTAPPQPTPSHGELPVTGSGGSALLLAVLGAALVVVGWFVARRRRPS; encoded by the coding sequence ATGGCCAGGACAGCAGCCAACTACCTCGTGGGCGGCGCGCTCGCCGCCACCGCGAGCCTGGCGTTGGCGGTGTCGCCGATGCTGGCCGCTGCGGACCCTGCCTCGGCGCGCGGGTTCAGCGCCGCCCAGCCCGAGCCGTCGGCGGGCGGCGGCGTCACGTTCGAGATCCTGCCGGCGTCGCCGACTCCGCCCCCGACCCAGCCGCCACCCACGTCCACGCCGACGGCACCACCCCAACCCACACCCAGTCACGGTGAGTTGCCGGTCACTGGGTCGGGTGGGTCGGCGCTGCTGCTCGCCGTGCTGGGCGCAGCCCTGGTCGTCGTCGGTTGGTTCGTCGCCCGCCGGAGACGACCGAGCTGA
- a CDS encoding outer membrane protein assembly factor BamB family protein: MRFPRGRRRLVIAVAALLATAAVVVIVHRVLAPAEVSTVARADYPAPARPAAGVIGRLPVAPLIVDGRLRVYAAHRQVYADRPVDGRYRTSPYWSYRRWPAELTGVVASGSTVISRWSDGQLVALDARTGGVLWRTDGPKPAESEALVRRTGAATVWDAPGLHLTDLPDGRVVLVATGDAQARGVELSGGRELWRVELPGRCRSDVGTTAAGQLIGLDTCAGPATVEFRDAATGAVRERWRPPGGPDALVVTPLGCRTGWSDCLGLRTAGPGDEGGRGWLLGAGPPVAAPALDPAGGALVGEQSVAVLDGVVVGRSARTGTELWRSTGLGSARVLAGQPGRVHLLTETNDLVTLDPATGRQLSRFALNVGSDGTGWAPGAVTAEDGFVAVERLRKPVDPTGDDRRYYYTGEAVILAAT, encoded by the coding sequence ATGAGGTTCCCGAGAGGCCGGCGGCGGCTGGTGATCGCGGTCGCGGCGCTGCTCGCGACGGCGGCCGTCGTGGTCATCGTCCACCGGGTCCTCGCGCCGGCAGAGGTGAGCACCGTGGCACGGGCCGACTATCCGGCCCCGGCCCGACCGGCTGCCGGAGTGATCGGTCGATTGCCGGTCGCCCCGCTGATCGTCGACGGCAGACTGCGGGTGTACGCCGCACACCGCCAGGTCTACGCCGACCGGCCGGTCGACGGGCGGTACCGGACCAGCCCGTACTGGTCGTACCGGCGGTGGCCGGCGGAGCTGACCGGGGTGGTGGCCAGCGGCAGCACTGTGATCAGCCGCTGGTCGGACGGGCAACTCGTCGCACTCGACGCCCGGACCGGCGGGGTGCTCTGGCGAACCGACGGCCCGAAGCCCGCCGAGAGCGAGGCGTTGGTGCGGCGAACCGGGGCGGCGACCGTCTGGGATGCGCCAGGGCTCCACCTCACCGACCTCCCCGACGGGCGGGTCGTGCTGGTGGCGACCGGGGATGCCCAGGCACGCGGGGTCGAGCTGAGCGGCGGTCGGGAACTGTGGCGGGTCGAGCTGCCCGGCAGGTGCCGCAGCGATGTCGGCACCACCGCCGCCGGGCAGTTGATCGGTCTGGACACCTGCGCCGGGCCGGCCACTGTCGAGTTCCGGGACGCGGCGACGGGCGCGGTGCGGGAGCGTTGGCGACCGCCGGGCGGCCCGGACGCGTTGGTGGTGACGCCGCTGGGCTGCCGTACCGGCTGGTCGGACTGTCTGGGGCTGCGGACCGCCGGGCCGGGCGACGAGGGCGGTCGGGGTTGGCTCTTGGGTGCCGGTCCGCCGGTCGCGGCCCCGGCGCTGGACCCGGCTGGCGGCGCGCTGGTCGGTGAGCAGTCGGTCGCCGTGCTCGACGGCGTCGTGGTGGGTCGATCGGCGCGTACGGGCACCGAGCTGTGGCGGTCCACGGGCCTGGGCTCGGCCCGGGTGCTGGCCGGGCAACCTGGCCGGGTGCACCTGCTGACCGAGACGAACGACCTGGTGACGCTTGATCCGGCGACCGGGCGGCAGTTGTCCCGCTTCGCGCTCAACGTCGGCTCCGATGGGACCGGCTGGGCGCCCGGGGCGGTGACAGCCGAGGACGGGTTCGTCGCGGTCGAGCGGCTCCGCAAGCCGGTCGACCCGACTGGCGACGACCGGCGCTACTACTACACCGGCGAGGCGGTGATCCTGGCCGCCACCTGA
- a CDS encoding SRPBCC family protein: protein MSTVAITGIIEAHAVDVWRLLTDLPGRAARLTAAGPIEVLTPGQFGPGTSWREERVQPGGGTLTEEFLVVEALAPQRLVLCSSGAGADYRITWSLRPVRRRRRGCTAITVTQEAVPTAPYGRVVALLLGGLAARAVEAALRRDLADLAVAAGATGSVEAA from the coding sequence ATGTCGACGGTGGCGATTACCGGGATCATCGAGGCGCACGCTGTCGATGTCTGGCGTCTGCTGACCGATCTGCCCGGCCGCGCGGCCCGATTGACCGCAGCCGGCCCGATCGAGGTGCTCACTCCTGGTCAGTTCGGGCCGGGCACCTCCTGGCGCGAGGAGCGGGTCCAGCCGGGCGGCGGCACGCTGACCGAGGAGTTCCTGGTGGTGGAGGCGCTCGCGCCGCAGCGACTGGTGCTCTGTTCCTCCGGTGCCGGCGCCGACTACCGCATCACCTGGAGCCTGCGACCGGTCCGTCGCCGCCGTCGGGGTTGCACGGCGATCACCGTCACCCAGGAGGCGGTGCCGACCGCTCCGTACGGTCGGGTGGTGGCGCTGCTGCTCGGCGGGCTGGCCGCCAGGGCGGTCGAGGCGGCGCTCCGGCGTGACCTCGCCGATCTGGCCGTCGCGGCCGGTGCCACCGGCTCCGTCGAAGCCGCCTGA
- a CDS encoding DUF397 domain-containing protein — MHDLAGAVWRTSSRSNDQGLCVEVADNLVDVHGLVGVRDSKDQAGPTLAVSPPGWTAFIGAIRAGRFER, encoded by the coding sequence ATGCACGATCTTGCGGGCGCGGTCTGGCGTACCAGCAGCCGCTCAAACGACCAGGGGCTCTGCGTGGAGGTGGCGGACAACCTTGTCGATGTCCATGGTCTGGTCGGAGTCCGCGACTCCAAGGACCAGGCCGGTCCCACACTCGCGGTCAGCCCGCCGGGGTGGACGGCGTTCATCGGCGCGATTCGGGCCGGTCGCTTCGAGCGCTGA